A genomic region of Carassius carassius chromosome 13, fCarCar2.1, whole genome shotgun sequence contains the following coding sequences:
- the LOC132156063 gene encoding phosphatidylinositol 4-phosphate 3-kinase C2 domain-containing subunit alpha-like, which produces MAHISSGNGFKCDRPASPGVDRPKAIVGKEEALRMELEALDKIKREKRHTLPVTASSVNSLPNPMTQTSTSRQEKDLMVFSESETQKDEQKDKFEDIDLEKLTKEELEKLLLDDSFGVNKITRPSSLLGCNLSASYPGGHAFNPASFHWTPTPTHAQTPIFPSVPFPKPPCSFQNGFSPALSPFISLPAQPTPFLSFTPVQPPAALVYQQPAVTPEMAKLFDKIASTSEYLKNGRSSSMETESGSVKSLEPMPQPSEPPNFSRFEWLDLDPLNKRKEVEVEGTRTVSGCPFIEESGTAKDPWDAVLDEHEVVDNSSPSVQVESKVTLATQTRRASTGAAVTRGQSFNIPATSMDHSPDKQVYKGSTNALSKYSILQGNDAQNLEVVAFCEDISKLRSKFPHVDLATNPGYVLSPVITQRDAGGDSGSSVKVSIEISDSQQPVTFTCDVSSPVDLLIMQALCWVHDDLNQVDISSYVLKVCGQEEVLQNKHSLGSHEYVQNCRKWETEIKLQLLFLSTMRRDLARTAEDDISPIVLEKYLDLVERPFKEAVTREGLAEYLEGYHKQVNLCLQNESTPYKTVDSVVQSVKNLCCALDEIETPAITDAIKRFKRSVNLPRTRSPEAGATSSASTGSANGYDSPVEESVAGLTDAVYDLAKLYLRSFCPATPGCTMEEHMEDRRDSREASGTTEHLQFTLFAVHGIPATWVSSFEKYYLMCALTHNNRNLFKPVQSKKVGTYKSFFYHIKWDELINFPISVALLPLEAMLSLSLYGVLNQNANNSPDSNKQRKDPQLLGKVSMPLFDFRRVLSRGSKLLSLWTSSQVLQPGVAGKGKNPSERIKLQVDFPSPVVYVLYVGPQENDCPDPQSLEPLDPGDRSEVEKLCGRASAFGLSRADRQLLWDQRYYCRDYEYSLPKILASAPSWDWGSMGEIHSLLHHWPPLSPVSALELLDSKFADTEVRKVAVSWIESSSDDELADYLPQLVQAVKFECHLSNALVIFLLSRALGNINIAHYFYWLLRDAVQDPAFGQRYDRILGALLCLCGTGLRAELEKQTRLVQLLGALAEKVRQASSSTRQIVLLEGLERVQSFFQKNSCRLPISPSLVAKELNIKACSFFNSNAVPLKIALVNADTLGDEINVMFKVGEDLRQDMLALQMIRIMDRIWLQEGLDLRIVNFKCISTGKDKGMVELVPSSETLRKIQVEYGVTGSFKDKPLAEWLRKYNPAEDEYEKASENFIYTCAGCCVATYILGICDRHNDNIMLRSTGHMFHIDFGKFLGHAQMIGTFKRDRAPFVLTSDMAYVINGGERPTSRFQLFVDLCSQAYNLIRKHSNLFLNLLSLMTQSGLPELTGVQDLKYVHDALQPQTTDAEATIFFTRLIESSLGSVATKFNFFIHNLAQLRFSGLPSNDEPILSFAPRTYTIKQDGRIRDASIFSFQKRYNPDKHYTYVIRILREGQSEPQFVFRTFDEFQELHNKLTILVPLWKLPGFPSKMVLGRTHIKDVASKRKVELSSYVHNLMRGSPEVTQCDLIYTFFHPIARDDKTEGVEGLSKTPETPPVSPTTGRVEGEMKLSVSYRNSTLFIMVMHIKDLMSNDGADPNPYVKTYLLPDPHKTSKRKTKIARKTRNPTFNEMLVYSGYSKETLKQRELQLSVLSAESLRENCCLGGITLSLKDFDLSRETVKWYKLTTVPYF; this is translated from the exons ATGGCCCACATATCCAGTGGCAATGGGTTTAAGTGTGACAGGCCAGCCTCTCCGGGGGTGGACCGGCCCAAAGCGATTGTGGGAAAGGAGGAGGCTTTACGTATGGAGTTAGAGGCCTTGGATAAAATCAAGCGTGAGAAAAGACACACACTCCCAGTCACAGCATCTTCTGTTAATTCTCTTCCCAATCCAATGACACAAACATCCACTAGCCGGCAAGAGAAAGACCTCATGGTGTTCTCCGAATCAGAAACACAGAAGGATGAACAAAAAGACAAATTTGAAGATATTGATTTAGAGAAGCTGAccaaggaggagctggaaaaGCTGCTTCTGGATGACAGTTTTGGAGTAAACAAAATTACAAGACCTTCCTCTCTGCTAGGTTGCAATCTCAGCGCATCGTATCCTGGAGGACATGCGTTCAACCCTGCTTCATTCCACTGGACACCCACCCCAACACACGCACAGACTCCCATCTTCCCCTCTGTTCCCTTCCCGAAGCCTCCGTGCTCTTTCCAAAATGGCTTTAGTCCAGCTTTGTCTCCGTTTATTAGCCTGCCGGCTCAGCCGACCCCCTTCCTCTCCTTTACGCCAGTCCAACCACCTGCTGCTCTGGTCTACCAGCAGCCTGCCGTCACCCCAGAGATGGCCAAGCTGTTTGACAAGATTGCCAGCACTTCAGAATACTTGAAGAATGGCAGGTCCTCCAGCATGGAAACTGAATCGGGAAGTGTCAAGTCCCTGGAGCCCATGCCTCAGCCTTCAGAACCACCCAATTTCAGCCGATTTGAGTGGCTGGACCTGGACCCACTCAACAAGCGCAAGGAAGTGGAGGTAGAGGGGACACGCACTGTATCGGGCTGCCCTTTCATAGAGGAGTCTGGGACTGCTAAAGACCCATGGGATGCAGTTCTGGATGAGCATGAAGTTGTGGATAATAGCAGTCCCTCAGTACAGGTGGAGAGCAAGGTGACTTTAGCCACTCAGACCAGAAGAGCATCAACAGGGGCAGCCGTAACAAGAGGCCAGTCCTTCAACATACCTGCAACCTCAATGGATCACAGCCCAGACAAACAG GTCTATAAAGGAAGTACAAATGCACTCTCGAAGTACTCCATCTTACAGGGAAATGACGCCCAAAATCTAGAAGTCGTAGCATTCTGTGAAGACATTTCAAA actgAGGTCAAAGTTTCCACATGTCGACCTGGCTACCAATCCTGGCTATGTTCTTAGCCCTGTGATCACTCAGAGGGATGCAGGAGGAGACAGTGGGAGCAGTGTTAAAGTATCCATTGAGATTTCTGATTCTCAACAGCCTGTAACTTTCACTTGTGATG tgAGTTCTCCAGTGGATCTGCTTATAATGCAAGCTTTGTGCTGGGTCCATGATGACCTGAACCAGGTGGACATCAGCAGCTACGTTCTCAAGGTCTGCGGACAGGAGGAGGTTTTACAGAA TAAACACAGTCTGGGCAGTCATGAGTACGTGCAGAACTGCAGGAAGTGGGAGACGGAGATCAAACTACAGCTCCTTTTTCTTAGCACAATGAGAAGAGATCTGGCCCGAAcg GCAGAAGATGACATCTCCCCCATTGTCTTGGAGAAATACCTTGACCTAGTGGAGAGGCCGTTTAAAGAGGCAGTCACAAG AGAGGGTCTTGCCGAATACCTAGAAGGATATCATAAGCAAGTCAATCTCTGCCTTCAGAATGAG AGCACACCGTATAAAACAGTTGACAGTGTGGTTCAGTCTGTTAAAAATCTGTGCTGTGCTCTGGATGAAATTGAGACACCAGCCATCACTGATGCAATCAAGAGGTTCAAACGCTCTGTCAACCTTCCTAGAACACGTTCTCCAGAG GCTGGTGCCACAAGTTCAGCTTCTACAGGTTCAGCTAATG GTTATGATAGCCCAGTGGAGGAGAGTGTAGCCGGACTCACAGACGCTGTGTATGATCTCGCTAAGCTCTACCTGAGGTCTTTCTGTCCAGCTACTCCTGGATGCACGATGGAAGAGCACATGGAGGACAGGAGGGACAGCAGAGAGGCCTCGGGCACCACAGAACACCTGCAGTTCACTCTGTTTGCCGTTCATGGCATTCCTGCTACCTGGGTCAGCAG ttttgaaaaatactACCTTATGTGTGCCCTGACCCACAACAACAGGAATCTCTTCAAGCCTGTACAGTCCAAAAAAGTgggaacatacaagagctttttCTACCACATTAAATGGGACGAATT GATCAATTTCCCTATTTCAGTGGCACTGTTGCCACTGGAGGCCATGTTGAGTCTTTCCCTCTATGGGGTTCTCAACCAGAATGCAAACAACTCGCCAGATTCCAACAAGCAACGGAAGGATCCACAGCTTTTGGGAAAAGTGTCCATGCCTCTGTTTGATTTCAGAAG GGTGTTGTCAAGAGGTAGCAAGCTGCTAAGTTTGTGGACGTCTTCTCAAGTCCTTCAGCCTGGGGTTGCAGGCAAGGGGAAAAATCCTTCAGAACGGATCAAACTGCAG GTTGACTTCCCCAGTCCTGTGGTGTATGTGCTCTACGTTGGTCCTCAGGAGAACGACTGCCCAGACCCTCAGTCTCTAGAGCCACTTGATCCGGGAGATCGAAGTGAGGTAGAAAAGCTGTGTGGACGAGCATCTGCTTTTGG GCTGTCACGAGCAGACAGGCAGCTGCTCTGGGACCAGCGGTACTATTGTCGGGACTATGAATACAGCCTGCCCAAAATCTTGGCCAGTGCACCCAGCTGGGACTGGGGCAGTATGGGTGAGATCCACTCACTTCTGCACCACTGGCCCCCTCTGTCGCCTGTTTCAGCCCTGGAGCTCCTTGATTCAAA ATTTGCTGACACAGAGGTGAGAAAAGTGGCCGTGAGCTGGATCGAGAGCAGCAGTGATGATGAGCTGGCTGACTATCTCCCTCAGCTGgtgcag GCAGTGAAGTTCGAGTGTCACCTCAGCAATGCCTTGGTGATATTTTTGCTGTCTCGAGCTCTGGGAAATATCAATATTGCACATTATTTTTACtg GCTGCTGAGGGATGCCGTGCAGGACCCAGCATTCGGTCAGCGTTATGACCGCATCCTTGGCGCACTGCTGTGTCTGTGTGGGACTGGCCTGAGGGCTGAGCTTGAGAAGCAGACCAGGCTTGTGCAGCTGCTGGGCGCTCTAGCCGAAAAAGTGCGGCAGGCGAGCAGCTCCACCCGACAG ATTGTGCTGCTGGAGGGTCTAGAGAGGGTACAGTCTTTCTTCCAAAAGAACAGCTGTCGGCTCCCTATTAGCCCCAGTCTGGTGGCAAAAGAACTCAATATCAAG GCCTGCTCTTTCTTCAATTCCAATGCTGTACCTCTGAAGATTGCACTGGTTAACGCAGACACGCTGGGAGACGAGATTAACGTCATGTTTaag GTTGGAGAGGATCTGAGGCAGGACATGTTGGCGCTGCAGATGATTCGGATTATGGATCGGATCTGGCTGCAGGAGGGACTGGACTTGCGCATTGTCAACTTCAAATGCATCTCTACTGGAAAAGATAAAG GCATGGTGGAGTTGGTTCCATCTTCTGAAACGCTGAGGAAGATTCAGGTGGAGTACGGCGTGACGGGCTCCTTCAAGGACAAACCTCTCGCCGAGTGGCTTCGCAAGTACAACCCTGCTGAGGATGAGTATGAGAAG GCCTCAGAGAATTTCATCTACACCTGCGCAGGGTGCTGCGTGGCCACTTACATCCTAGGCATTTGTGACCGCCACAACGATAACATCATGCTGCGCTCCACTGGCCACATGTTCCACATAGACTTTGGGAAGTTCCTGGGCCACGCACAAATGATTGGGACTTTTAAAAG GGACCGAGCACCGTTTGTCTTAACCTCTGATATGGCATATGTCATTAATGGAGGCGAGAGACCCACTAGCCGCTTCCAGCTTTTTGTTGACCTTTGCTCTCAAGCTTACAACCTGATACGCAAACACTCCAACCTCTTCCTCAACCTGCTGTCTCTG atgacACAGTCCGGTTTGCCTGAGCTTACTGGAGTCCAAGATCTTAAATACGTGCATGATGCTCTTCAACCTCAGACTACAGATGCAGAGGCTACCATTTTCTTCACAAG GTTGATTGAATCTAGTCTTGGCAGTGTGGCCACaaagtttaattttttcatcCATAACCTGGCCCAGTTGCGTTTCTCTGGCCTTCCCTCCAATGACGAACCAATCCTCTCCTTCGCTCCCCGGACATACACAATAAAGCAGGACGGCAGGATCCGAGATGCCTCCATATTTTCATTTCAGAAGAGATACAATCCAGACAAGCACTAC ACGTATGTGATACGGATCCTTAGGGAAGGTCAAAGTGAGCCGCAGTTTGTCTTCCGCACCTTTGACGAGTTCCAGGAACTGCACAACAAGCTGACCATCCTTGTCCCTCTGTGGAAGTTGCCGGG GTTTCCCAGTAAAATGGTGCTGGGACGTACACATATCAAGGATGTGGCATCCAAAAGGAAGGTGGAATTGAGCAGCTATGTGCACAATCTGATGAGGGGTTCACCAGAAGTCACCCAG tgTGATCTAATCTACACCTTCTTCCACCCGATTGCGAGAGATGACAAGACAGAGGGGGTTGAAGGACTCTCAAAAACTCCAG AGACTCCTCCAGTGAGTCCCACCACTGGCCGCGTGGAGGGTGAGATGAAGCTGTCCGTGTCCTACAGAAACAGCACGCTCTTCATCATGGTCATGCACATTAAAGACCTG ATGTCGAATGACGGAGCGGACCCAAACCCTTATGTTAAAACATACCTTCTTCCAGACCCCCACAAAACCTCCAAACGCAAGACAAAGATCGCAAGGAAAACTAGGAATCCGACATTTAACGAAATG CTGGTGTACAGCGGCTACAGTAAGGAAACCCTGAAACAAAGGGAGCTTCAACTGAGCGTGCTCAGTGCAGAGTCTCTGCGAGAGAACTGCTGTTTGGGTGGCATCACCCTCAGCCTCAAAGACTTTGACCTGAGCAGAGAGACTGTCAAGTGGTACAAGCTCACCACAGTGCCATACTTTTAG